The Phycisphaerae bacterium DNA window GCCCTGCGGGCGAGACTTCTGTCCGGACGTGCCGGATCACGGCGGAGCCCCGGGCCGTCGACGTCGCGGTGGGAGCCGCTTCACGAACGGACCCGCCCGTCGTCGGCCTCATCGCGGGCTTTGGTGCGAAGCAGGTGGAACATGTCCTTAAGGTCCCGCACACCGCCGATCAGGAACCACACCGTGACCGTCACACCCAGCCCCAGCGCCAGCCAGACCAGTATTTTCCAGAAGCCCAGCCACGAGGCGTCGGTTGTCTCGCGGATGCCGCAATGGTAGATCGCACCGGCGATGAAGATACCGCCCCAGACCAGCACCCAGATGACCGAGGCCCCGTAGATCGCCTTGTCGCCGCGGGTGAACTCTTTGTTGACGCCCAGCCATTTCCAGATGCCGCTGAGCGCGGCGTCGCCCTGGACAACATCTTCCGCAACGGCGTATTGCCCGCGGTGCAGCATCTTGTCGAGGTCGAAGGGCTTTCCCGGCAGGAGCAGAGACAGAATCCAATATACCGCGATCGCCGTCAGGGAGATGTATAAGCACATCCACTGGCCATCCAGATACTTGCGGTCGCCCTTGCCGATGGTATTGACGAACCACTCGATCGCCGGAGACTGATACAGCACGGATTGCAGGCGGAACACCATTCCGCCGGCGCCGGCATCGGCGATCGCGAGGCGGTTCGCGACGAGCCAGATGCCGCCAAGGACCACGCCGGTGATCATGGCCCCCCATGCCCCGGCCGTGGTGCCCCGGCGCGTGTAAAGACCGGAGATGATGGAACACCCGGCGCCGCCCAGGTAGATCGCCCCGGTGGCGGCAAAAAACATCAGGACATAGTCGCCCAGGTCGCGGAACACCAGGCTGAACCAGAAAGCGAAGGCGGCCACTCCCAGGATAGCCAGCCTCAGGCAGCGAATGTGCTGCTGGGGAGTGAGCGGCCTTTTGCGGAGTGGCAGGACGACATCCTGAATGAAAATGCTGCCCCATGAGTGCAGGTAGGCCTGATCGGTGGCCACCGCCGCCGCCAGCAGGACCGCGGCCATTGCCCCCATCAGCCCGATCGGGAGCAACCGGGCGAGAACCAGGGGAACGGTCAGCTCCGATTTCACCCGATCCGTGTGAATTCCGCTCAAAACCTGTTTCGCATTTCCCACGCTGTCGGCGAACTGCGGGCTGTTCAAGGCCGCCAACACGCAGATGGCGAAGATCGGGATGAGCATCTGCTGGGCAATGAAGCGCCACTGTCCGAGTATGCCGGACATTCGGGCTTCGTGGGGAGTGC harbors:
- a CDS encoding sodium:solute symporter, giving the protein MNLHWVDWAIVLSLVAFLILTAQFTRRYMRGVSDFLAANRCGGRYLICISSGGAELGAVTIVALWQLYTNSGFTGLWWKVAEWPLVFILAMSGWVLYRYRQTRALTMAQFLEMRYSRRFRVFTGFVAFAAGLVNYGVFPSINARLIIYFCGLPEYVSLWGLSIGTFPLVMMVLLGLALFFTFAGGQIAIMLTDFVQGICCLVVFLVAALVLYYLIGWDTIGTSLLAGSQPQASLLNPFDTSKIKGFSMGFFLVQYFRWVYHWKAWQGTQGFNAAARTPHEARMSGILGQWRFIAQQMLIPIFAICVLAALNSPQFADSVGNAKQVLSGIHTDRVKSELTVPLVLARLLPIGLMGAMAAVLLAAAVATDQAYLHSWGSIFIQDVVLPLRKRPLTPQQHIRCLRLAILGVAAFAFWFSLVFRDLGDYVLMFFAATGAIYLGGAGCSIISGLYTRRGTTAGAWGAMITGVVLGGIWLVANRLAIADAGAGGMVFRLQSVLYQSPAIEWFVNTIGKGDRKYLDGQWMCLYISLTAIAVYWILSLLLPGKPFDLDKMLHRGQYAVAEDVVQGDAALSGIWKWLGVNKEFTRGDKAIYGASVIWVLVWGGIFIAGAIYHCGIRETTDASWLGFWKILVWLALGLGVTVTVWFLIGGVRDLKDMFHLLRTKARDEADDGRVRS